The Puniceicoccales bacterium genome has a segment encoding these proteins:
- a CDS encoding thymidine phosphorylase translates to MECSSGILIKDFSKLSYSYLVEKKRDGDEFLDEEIRYITDSILNGRIPDHQLAALAMAIYFKGMSPQETAVFAEEMMLTGDVFELPKITRPKLDRYATGGVGDKAGLILIPLAASCGIAVPSMVGEEEGFIISDVDKLRSIPGFTTDITHEQFAEQVKSIGCAIIEQCQRITPINNILFKLRKETGTIPSIPLLTASLLSKKFSEGAEGLIVDAKWGNGAYVRDVEDAKQLGRMVTRVARSMNRKCVALVTDMNQPLGDSVGTGLELQEVLRILRGESDPNLDELILRLGMEMVRLAGVAGSTLSAKQMIRRHLTDGTALNKLKELVEAQGGDGSYVTDPDKFPKAKYVKKLPASKRGYVHTIDSGMVAKGVQILGRKKDGTIDHSVGVSGIKKVGTQVKQGEALMMIHYNDEISLESSIELLRAAYRLAPKRPVQNDLIVERVA, encoded by the coding sequence GTGGAATGCAGTAGTGGAATTCTGATCAAGGATTTCTCAAAGCTGTCTTATTCATATCTTGTTGAAAAAAAACGAGATGGTGATGAATTTTTAGATGAAGAAATCAGGTATATTACCGATTCTATTTTGAATGGTAGGATTCCGGATCATCAATTGGCGGCTTTGGCCATGGCAATTTATTTTAAAGGAATGTCGCCTCAGGAGACTGCGGTTTTTGCCGAGGAGATGATGCTCACCGGTGATGTTTTTGAGCTGCCAAAGATAACCAGACCAAAGTTGGATCGATATGCCACTGGTGGTGTTGGTGATAAGGCTGGATTGATTTTGATTCCGCTGGCTGCTTCCTGTGGAATTGCTGTGCCGTCGATGGTAGGAGAAGAAGAGGGGTTTATTATAAGTGATGTGGATAAGCTGAGATCCATTCCTGGTTTTACGACGGATATTACCCATGAACAATTTGCGGAACAAGTGAAGAGCATTGGCTGTGCTATTATTGAGCAGTGTCAGCGCATTACGCCGATAAATAATATTTTATTTAAGCTAAGGAAGGAGACTGGTACTATTCCGAGCATTCCATTATTGACGGCGAGTTTGTTGAGCAAAAAATTTTCTGAGGGGGCCGAAGGTTTGATTGTGGATGCGAAGTGGGGTAATGGTGCCTATGTTCGAGATGTGGAAGATGCTAAGCAGCTGGGGCGAATGGTTACACGTGTGGCCCGATCAATGAATCGTAAGTGTGTTGCATTGGTAACTGATATGAATCAGCCATTGGGAGATTCGGTTGGCACTGGTTTGGAGTTGCAGGAAGTGTTGAGGATTCTTCGCGGTGAGTCGGATCCGAATCTCGATGAATTGATATTGAGGTTAGGCATGGAGATGGTTCGGCTGGCTGGAGTTGCTGGATCGACATTGTCTGCTAAGCAAATGATTCGTAGGCATTTAACTGATGGCACTGCGTTGAATAAATTGAAAGAATTGGTGGAAGCTCAGGGCGGAGATGGTTCCTATGTGACTGATCCGGATAAGTTTCCTAAGGCCAAGTATGTCAAGAAGTTACCTGCTTCCAAGCGTGGTTATGTCCATACCATAGATTCTGGCATGGTGGCCAAAGGTGTCCAGATTTTGGGGCGAAAAAAAGATGGTACCATAGATCATTCAGTCGGGGTGTCCGGCATCAAAAAGGTTGGTACACAAGTTAAACAAGGCGAAGCGCTTATGATGATTCATTACAATGATGAAATCAGCTTGGAATCTTCCATTGAACTGCTGAGAGCTGCCTATAGGTTAGCGCCGAAAAGACCTGTACAGAATGATCTAATTGTCGAGCGTGTGGCCTAG